The Lycium ferocissimum isolate CSIRO_LF1 chromosome 10, AGI_CSIRO_Lferr_CH_V1, whole genome shotgun sequence genome window below encodes:
- the LOC132033153 gene encoding histone H3.3, whose amino-acid sequence MARTKQTARKSTGGKAPRKQLATKAARKSAPTTGGVKKPHRYRPGTVALREIRKYQKSTELLIRKLPFQRLVREIAQDFKTDLRFQSHAVLALQEAAEAYLVGLFEDTNLCAIHAKRVTIMPKDIQLARRIRGERA is encoded by the exons ATGGCTCGTACAAAGCAAACAGCCCGTAAATCTACCGGTGGAAAGGCTCCCAGGAAGCAACTTGCTACTAAG GCTGCGAGGAAGTCAGCCCCTACCACAGGAGGAGTGAAGAAGCCCCATCGTTATCGACCTGGAACTGTCGCTCTCCG TGAAATCCGAAAGTATCAAAAGAGTACCGAGCTTCTCATCCGGAAGCTGCCATTCCAAAGGCTTGTACGTGAAATTGCTCAGGATTTTAAG ACAGATCTGAGGTTTCAAAGTCATGCTGTGCTTGCGCTCCAAGAAGCCGCGGAAGCATATTTAGTTGGTCTCTTTGAGGACACCAACTTGTGTGCCATCCATGCTAAGAGAGTCACCATAATGCCAAAGGATATTCAACTTGCAAGGCGGATTCGTGGAGAACGAGCTTAA
- the LOC132035275 gene encoding aldehyde oxidase GLOX1-like, whose translation MTTIITVIPFLILCQLLLLLLLPCHRNLAYAAGGKWELLLSNIGISAMHMQLLNNDRVVMYDRTDFGASNISLPDGKCRNNPNDLTLKVDCTAHSVEYDVSTNSIRPLMVQTDVWCSSGSATSDGTLVQTGGFNDGENVVRVFKPCNGNRSTCDWKEIGGALIQSRWYATNHVLPDGRQIIIGGRDAFNYEFYPKTASTNNIFSLPFLQQTNDPREENNLYPFVFLNVDGNLFIFANNRAILFNYTKNAVVKTYPQIPGGDPRNYPSTGSAVLLPLKNLQAQSIQAEVLVCGGTRRGSYLSAERGNFLGALNTCGRITITDPNPQWTMETMPLARTMGDMMILPNGNILIINGAASGTAGWELGRSPVLSPVTYHPDNPSDSRFEVQNPNTIPRMYHSATILLRDGRVLVGGSNPHARYNFTGVLFPTELSLQAFSPSYLDSESANLRPQIISPASRRKFKYGGRVNIRFTVPGSVNRNLVKVTMVAPGFNTHSFTMNQRMLVLSTGNVTRVGNSTYKINSVFPNSSNLAPRSYYMLFVVHQDIPSEGIWIRIQ comes from the coding sequence ATGACCACTATAATAACAGTTATTCCTTTTTTGATTCTTTGTCAGCTGCTTCTGCTTCTGCTCCTACCATGTCATCGGAACTTGGCTTATGCCGCCGGTGGCAAGTGGGAGCTACTTTTGTCCAACATTGGCATTTCAGCCATGCACATGCAACTCCTCAACAACGACAGAGTTGTCATGTACGACCGTACTGACTTTGGCGCATCTAACATCTCGTTGCCTGATGGCAAATGTCGCAACAACCCTAATGACCTCACCCTGAAAGTCGATTGCACTGCTCACTCTGTTGAGTATGACGTGTCCACAAACTCTATACGACCCCTCATGGTCCAGACCGACGTGTGGTGCTCCTCTGGCTCTGCTACTTCTGATGGTACTTTGGTCCAAACTGGTGGTTTCAATGATGGCGAAAACGTCGTAAGAGTTTTTAAACCGTGCAATGGAAATAGAAGCACGTGTGACTGGAAGGAGATAGGAGGTGCCCTAATTCAAAGTCGGTGGTATGCCACCAATCATGTGTTGCCTGATGGTAGACAAATAATCATTGGTGGTCGTGATGCTTTTAACTACGAGTTTTATCCCAAGACTGCTTCAACTAACAACATATTTAGCCTGCCTTTTCTTCAACAGACTAATGATCCTAGGGAGGAGAACAATCTTTACCCGTTTGTTTTTCTCAATGTAGACGGAAATCTATTTATTTTTGCTAATAATCGAGCTATCTTGTTTAATTACACGAAGAACGCGGTGGTGAAGACGTATCCTCAAATACCTGGTGGCGACCCTAGAAATTATCCAAGCACGGGTTCTGCAGTTCTTCTTCCATTAAAGAACTTACAAGCACAATCAATTCAAGCAGAGGTTTTGGTCTGTGGTGGGACAAGAAGAGGCTCATACCTCAGCGCAGAAAGAGGTAACTTTTTGGGTGCATTAAATACTTGCGGTCGGATTACTATTACAGACCCGAATCCACAGTGGACCATGGAGACCATGCCACTAGCTCGAACAATGGgtgacatgatgattttaccaaACGGAAACATCTTGATCATCAACGGAGCGGCCTCGGGCACGGCTGGATGGGAACTTGGTAGGAGCCCCGTTCTGAGTCCGGTTACTTATCATCCCGATAACCCATCTGATTCTAGATTCGAGGTACAAAACCCAAATACTATACCAAGAATGTACCATTCAGCAACAATTTTGCTTCGAGATGGTCGAGTTCTGGTTGGTGGTAGTAATCCACATGCGCGTTATAACTTCACAGGAGTACTTTTTCCAACCGAGTTAAGCTTACAGGCATTTTCACCATCATATTTGGATTCAGAATCTGCAAATTTACGCCCACAAATCATTTCACCCGCTTCCCGACGTAAATTCAAGTATGGGGGACGGGTCAATATTCGATTTACCGTACCCGGGTCAGTTAATAGGAATTTGGTCAAGGTAACAATGGTTGCACCAGGATTTAACACGCATTCATTTACTATGAACCAAAGAATGCTTGTGCTTTCAACTGGAAACGTGACACGAGTTGGAAATTCAACTTATAAAATCAATTCAGTCTTTCCAAATTCGAGTAATTTAGCACCAAGAAGTTACTATATGTTATTTGTGGTTCATCAAGACATACCTAGTGAAGGAATTTGGATCAGGATTCAGTAA